From a single Candidatus Synechococcus calcipolaris G9 genomic region:
- a CDS encoding TolC family protein, whose translation MALPRLSGATMTKQSILTWKHISLCWLAITVMGIGIWPLRVLWAAPLAFRELPKERRTSIPDIQPTPEADLQWDAADHTKPEPIKPLDGRALLDIVRLSLQVANDFVDPAIHPEQVNPALDKPSITSINDLELPETEPLQSAGNLAQADAPPNPSSPATTAVDLIPLNPDPDLLSLPTQGEDFRTDLNQPITLVEALQLAVRNNLTLRISELQLEQQQAQLRQALGRLYPTLSLQTSLGQNTSPAGQPVYLPLNLQQQQQLQLQQRQQSQQQLLGQEQEASRILTTQINRLQQRFQGPQLTSFNDQQNLELQQQIQQLQTSATVAATPPIFQPITLDPVSNLNLTNFFTNVFGATSGATFNSALSLNYAIFTSGNRSATIRAARDQVRFSELEVQRQLDQLILDVSNAYYLAQQAEVQVQIAEAAVANASVSLRDAVAFERAGLGTLFDVLQAEVNLANAQQNLNQAENLQLTSRRQLAQILNISETADVSLADQVGEDGTWELSLDDTIILAFGNRVELEQRLLQRNIALQNRRAALATILPQLSFFANANVLDKVADSLNPRVGYAFGIQVQVALFDGGNARASAARQEAAAAIAEEQFANTKDEIRLAVEDAYINLRSNQTNISTARTAVTQATEGLRLARLRFQAGVGTQQDVTNAEVDLTQAQGNLLAAILNYNRALAALKRSVGYVDDLHRRIPSTFPRSNP comes from the coding sequence TTGGCACTTCCACGCTTGAGTGGTGCAACCATGACCAAACAGTCCATCCTTACCTGGAAACATATTTCTCTTTGCTGGCTAGCGATTACCGTTATGGGAATTGGAATTTGGCCCCTGCGTGTTCTTTGGGCAGCCCCGTTAGCATTTAGGGAGTTACCTAAAGAACGGCGGACGTCTATCCCAGATATTCAACCCACACCCGAAGCCGACCTCCAATGGGATGCAGCCGACCATACCAAGCCCGAGCCCATAAAACCCCTGGATGGCCGTGCCCTTCTGGATATCGTGCGCCTCAGTTTGCAGGTCGCCAATGATTTCGTTGATCCTGCCATCCATCCAGAACAAGTCAACCCGGCCCTAGACAAACCGAGTATCACAAGTATCAATGATCTAGAGCTACCCGAAACCGAACCCCTACAGTCCGCCGGGAATCTTGCCCAAGCTGACGCACCACCCAATCCCTCTTCCCCTGCCACCACTGCCGTAGACCTGATTCCCCTTAACCCCGACCCGGATCTTCTCAGTTTGCCCACCCAGGGGGAGGACTTCAGAACGGATCTCAATCAGCCTATTACCCTGGTTGAAGCCCTACAACTGGCGGTACGAAATAACCTGACCCTGAGAATTAGTGAACTGCAACTGGAGCAACAGCAGGCCCAACTCCGCCAAGCCTTGGGTCGTCTCTATCCAACCCTGTCTCTGCAAACCAGTTTGGGGCAAAATACCAGCCCGGCAGGTCAGCCCGTTTATTTACCCCTCAATCTTCAACAGCAGCAACAACTCCAACTGCAACAGCGACAACAGTCCCAACAACAACTCCTCGGCCAGGAGCAGGAAGCCAGCCGAATTTTGACCACCCAGATCAATCGCCTTCAGCAACGCTTCCAGGGGCCCCAACTGACCAGTTTTAATGATCAACAAAACCTAGAACTACAGCAGCAAATTCAACAACTCCAAACCAGTGCCACGGTGGCCGCTACGCCACCAATCTTCCAGCCCATTACCCTGGATCCGGTTTCCAACTTGAATTTGACTAACTTTTTTACCAATGTCTTTGGGGCCACCAGTGGGGCAACCTTTAATAGTGCCCTATCCCTGAACTACGCCATTTTTACATCGGGTAATCGCTCCGCCACCATTCGGGCAGCCCGGGATCAGGTTCGGTTCAGTGAACTGGAGGTGCAACGGCAACTGGATCAGCTTATTCTGGATGTGAGTAATGCCTACTACCTGGCCCAACAGGCAGAGGTTCAGGTGCAAATTGCGGAGGCGGCGGTGGCCAATGCGTCAGTCAGTCTCCGGGATGCGGTGGCCTTTGAGCGGGCCGGGTTGGGAACCCTCTTTGATGTCCTCCAGGCGGAGGTGAATCTGGCCAATGCCCAGCAAAATCTGAATCAGGCCGAAAATCTGCAATTGACGAGTCGGCGACAGTTAGCCCAAATCCTCAATATTTCAGAAACGGCGGATGTGAGTTTGGCGGATCAGGTGGGAGAGGACGGCACCTGGGAACTGTCTTTGGATGACACGATTATTCTTGCCTTTGGGAATCGGGTGGAGTTGGAGCAACGACTTCTGCAACGGAATATTGCCCTCCAAAATCGCCGGGCTGCCCTAGCGACAATTTTGCCGCAGTTGAGTTTCTTTGCCAATGCCAATGTTCTAGATAAGGTGGCGGATAGCTTAAACCCAAGGGTGGGCTATGCCTTTGGCATACAAGTACAGGTTGCTCTGTTTGATGGGGGCAATGCCCGGGCTAGTGCAGCCCGCCAGGAAGCAGCGGCGGCGATCGCCGAGGAGCAATTTGCCAATACCAAGGACGAGATTCGCCTAGCGGTCGAGGATGCCTACATTAATCTGCGATCGAACCAGACGAATATTTCAACGGCGCGGACGGCTGTGACCCAGGCAACGGAAGGGCTTCGTTTGGCGCGACTGCGATTTCAGGCGGGGGTGGGTACCCAACAGGATGTGACCAATGCGGAGGTGGATTTAACCCAGGCCCAGGGCAATTTACTGGCGGCAATCCTAAACTATAACCGGGCTTTAGCGGCTCTGAAGCGATCGGTGGGTTATGTGGATGACCTCCATCGTCGCATTCCCAGTACGTTCCCCCGGAGCAATCCCTAA